The following coding sequences are from one Gemmatimonadaceae bacterium window:
- a CDS encoding regulatory protein RecX has translation MATSAYDYALNLLSARSYSEKNMRRKLLSRAFAPPDTESAIERLLANGLLDDRRYAEQFARGRLLGRGASRLRLRQQLFTRGIQGELADAAIDAVIADDEIDLDAVAEKAAAKKAASMAGLDAAVIRRRLYGHLARAGFTPDIIRAAMKKVLGAE, from the coding sequence ATGGCAACATCAGCGTACGACTACGCGCTCAATCTTCTGTCTGCCCGCTCCTACTCTGAAAAGAATATGCGGCGGAAGCTCTTGTCACGAGCCTTCGCACCCCCTGATACGGAGTCGGCAATCGAACGCCTGCTGGCGAATGGATTGCTCGACGACCGGCGCTACGCAGAGCAATTCGCCCGGGGACGACTGCTTGGGCGCGGTGCCTCCAGGTTGCGACTCAGGCAGCAGTTGTTCACCCGTGGCATCCAGGGCGAGCTGGCTGATGCTGCAATCGACGCGGTGATCGCAGACGATGAGATCGATCTCGATGCCGTCGCCGAAAAAGCTGCCGCAAAAAAAGCCGCATCGATGGCCGGGCTCGATGCGGCGGTAATCAGGCGCAGGTTATACGGCCATCTCGCACGGGCGGGATTCACGCCCGACATCATTCGCGCCGCCATGAAAAAGGTGCTCGGCGCCGAGTAG
- a CDS encoding aminopeptidase P family protein — translation MTDRRPARLTALGERLRTEKIDALLLTALPNIRYLTGFSGTSALALVTGSDVRLITDFRYETQVADEVGDAARVRIEPVSLWTGLWDMLHRLGGIEVVGFESAHVFHRDFQRLLGDGGRWQWRPHVNLVEDLRESKDDDEVALIAEAARIATGALNRVLPAIESGMNELKVAGILEKALREEGSEEAPFAPIVASGPRSALPHARASSRTIERGDLLLLDFGAQYQGYCSDITRTVVVGSPTDEQREVYDVVKGANDVATRSVRVGMSGMAADALARSYIERHGHGAGFGHSLGHGLGLEVHEAPRLARTVQAELRLGTVVTIEPGIYRAGWGGVRIEDDVHLSANGPQILTNFSRELIEVA, via the coding sequence GTGACTGACCGGAGGCCAGCGCGATTGACCGCGCTTGGCGAAAGGCTCAGAACAGAGAAGATCGACGCGCTCCTTCTCACCGCGCTCCCCAATATTCGGTACCTGACCGGATTCTCTGGTACGAGTGCGCTCGCCCTCGTAACCGGATCAGACGTCAGGCTCATCACCGACTTCCGCTACGAAACCCAGGTGGCTGACGAGGTCGGCGACGCTGCCCGCGTCAGAATCGAACCTGTGAGCCTGTGGACCGGCCTGTGGGATATGCTGCACCGGCTGGGAGGCATAGAAGTGGTTGGCTTCGAGTCTGCGCACGTCTTTCACCGGGATTTTCAAAGACTTCTCGGTGACGGCGGGCGCTGGCAGTGGCGGCCGCATGTGAATCTGGTCGAGGATCTTCGTGAGTCCAAGGACGATGATGAAGTCGCGTTGATTGCTGAAGCGGCCCGGATCGCCACGGGCGCGTTGAACAGGGTACTCCCCGCGATAGAGTCCGGCATGAACGAGTTGAAGGTTGCCGGGATACTCGAGAAGGCGTTACGGGAGGAAGGAAGCGAGGAAGCTCCATTTGCCCCGATAGTTGCTTCGGGCCCGCGCTCCGCACTGCCTCACGCAAGGGCATCGTCGCGCACTATCGAGCGGGGTGACCTCCTGCTCCTGGATTTCGGGGCTCAGTATCAGGGATACTGCTCGGACATCACCAGAACCGTAGTGGTGGGAAGTCCGACCGACGAGCAACGCGAGGTTTATGACGTTGTGAAGGGTGCGAATGACGTTGCGACGCGCTCCGTACGTGTCGGAATGTCGGGAATGGCTGCTGACGCGCTCGCCCGGAGCTACATTGAGCGCCATGGGCACGGGGCCGGCTTTGGCCACAGCCTTGGACACGGTCTTGGCCTCGAGGTCCATGAAGCGCCGCGGCTTGCCCGTACTGTACAGGCGGAGCTGAGGCTGGGAACAGTAGTGACGATCGAGCCTGGTATTTACCGGGCGGGGTGGGGAGGCGTCCGTATTGAGGACGACGTCCACCTCTCAGCGAACGGTCCGCAGATTCTGACGAACTTTTCCCGGGAGCTAATCGAGGTCGCATGA
- a CDS encoding 2-phosphosulfolactate phosphatase: protein MRLDVFMSPRELSPGDVQGRVVAVIDVLRASTSIAVALYNGARTVVPVESVDDALSVARPFERTQVRLSGERRMLRIPGFDLGNSPAEFCAEAVAGRTVVISTTNGTRALLNLHGARDIVVAAYVNHAAVSALLRTAARSDIDIAIVCAGDEGHFSLEDAACAGRYVRSITKQGTSVVHNDAASAADLIDRMYGDNIAKIFEESTHGKALAEAGFNDDLVACATLDSHPVVPIYQDKQITRLGPDRDR from the coding sequence TTGAGGCTGGACGTGTTCATGTCGCCTCGCGAGTTGTCACCGGGCGACGTTCAAGGGCGGGTAGTGGCAGTCATCGATGTTCTGCGGGCCTCGACAAGCATTGCTGTCGCGCTTTATAACGGCGCGAGGACGGTGGTACCGGTTGAAAGCGTGGACGACGCCCTCAGCGTTGCAAGGCCATTTGAAAGAACACAGGTTCGTCTCAGCGGCGAACGGCGAATGCTTCGCATACCAGGATTCGATCTCGGCAATTCGCCCGCCGAGTTTTGCGCCGAGGCCGTCGCGGGACGGACGGTTGTGATAAGTACCACGAATGGTACGCGTGCCCTGCTCAACCTTCATGGCGCGCGCGACATTGTTGTCGCTGCGTACGTAAATCATGCCGCGGTTTCGGCCTTGCTGCGCACGGCGGCCCGGTCGGATATCGACATCGCGATTGTCTGCGCGGGTGACGAGGGGCATTTTAGTCTCGAGGACGCGGCATGCGCCGGCAGATACGTCCGATCGATCACGAAACAGGGGACGTCGGTGGTTCACAATGACGCCGCCAGTGCCGCAGACCTCATCGACCGAATGTATGGCGACAACATCGCGAAGATCTTCGAAGAATCGACCCACGGAAAAGCGCTCGCCGAAGCAGGGTTCAACGACGACCTCGTGGCGTGTGCCACATTGGATTCGCACCCTGTGGTCCCCATCTACCAGGACAAGCAGATCACCCGCCTCGGCCCCGACAGGGACCGCTGA
- a CDS encoding DNA translocase FtsK: MGGGSGLKRELLGIALLLLALFLAGALAMQGIAMLGAGGDVAGSFGWMGTLLASPLAEFLGWPAAALIPVALAAHALRLFGRLDRSTDRSWLVFLLGMVVLLPVAVGLAEGGGRTETASVLSGWWGGLTSFYLLEFAGYAGAWIVVLLSLSALMAATLSWNPVRALIGRRGEAGSTLTAGSGRNGVSGEHRNGETARKEVRVTEPAPEEMPAVDMSLMDRLRGGPDEASDDTRSTKKREKRFRQDSGAERDSRIAAAIDSTASASSGTADDELPNADLLTRAPKRNTADGDRELDAMGVKLMDALRTFRVDGDLVGRTTGPVVTQYEVAPAAGVKVRQFATLANDLALAMRAQSIRIVAPIPGKGAVGVEVPNPTPEMVAFREMIESREYQKMPAALPIALGKDLEGRAVIADLAKMPHLLIAGATGSGKSVCVNTLITSLIYRHTPRTLRFLMVDPKMVELSVYNVLPHLRHKVVTDNRDAAAVLKWAVLEMQDRYELLAANGARNIQDFNRKVEEGAPLKTPRRPDVAFENNEYSGGILPYIVLIIDELADLMMTVQAEVETPLAMLAQKARAIGIHIILATQRPSVNVLTGLIKANFASRIAFRVASQIDSRTILDGMGAESLLGNGDMLFVPPGKSEPSRLQGAFISSEDTERITRWYEEKEQRRREAAEAKGLLVEESKEVDILETMRKREAEAAAGGESEDASDGDRDKLFREAAEIVIQHQQGSTSLLQRRLKVGYGRAARIIDQLHAAGLLGPPDGSRPRDVLAGLDDLDRICGPRH, from the coding sequence ATGGGCGGCGGCTCCGGGCTGAAGCGCGAGCTCCTTGGCATCGCGCTGCTGCTGCTGGCGCTCTTCCTTGCCGGGGCCCTGGCTATGCAGGGCATCGCGATGCTCGGCGCCGGAGGCGATGTCGCTGGCAGTTTTGGCTGGATGGGTACGTTGCTGGCGTCGCCGCTAGCTGAATTTCTCGGGTGGCCAGCCGCCGCACTCATTCCGGTTGCTCTGGCGGCGCACGCGTTGCGGCTTTTTGGACGACTCGACAGATCTACAGATCGGTCGTGGCTGGTGTTTCTGCTCGGTATGGTAGTTCTCCTGCCCGTTGCTGTCGGTCTGGCTGAAGGCGGCGGCCGGACGGAAACAGCGAGTGTTCTGAGCGGCTGGTGGGGCGGACTGACGTCATTTTATCTCCTCGAGTTCGCGGGATACGCGGGCGCGTGGATTGTCGTGCTCCTCTCGCTTTCGGCGTTGATGGCGGCGACGTTGTCGTGGAACCCGGTACGAGCATTGATCGGAAGGCGTGGCGAGGCCGGTTCCACGCTGACTGCGGGCTCTGGTCGTAACGGTGTTTCCGGGGAACATAGGAACGGGGAGACCGCGCGGAAAGAAGTGAGGGTGACGGAGCCGGCTCCCGAGGAGATGCCCGCTGTCGACATGAGCTTGATGGACCGGTTAAGGGGGGGGCCGGATGAGGCTTCGGACGACACGCGATCGACGAAGAAACGGGAGAAAAGATTCCGGCAAGACAGTGGCGCTGAGCGGGACAGCCGAATCGCCGCGGCGATCGACTCGACGGCGTCAGCATCATCCGGAACAGCAGACGACGAGCTTCCGAATGCTGATCTTCTAACTCGCGCGCCGAAGCGGAACACCGCTGACGGTGATCGGGAGCTGGATGCAATGGGTGTGAAGCTGATGGATGCTCTACGTACTTTCCGCGTCGACGGCGATCTTGTCGGCCGCACGACCGGGCCGGTGGTCACCCAATACGAAGTTGCCCCGGCTGCGGGCGTAAAGGTGCGTCAGTTCGCGACACTCGCCAACGACCTCGCGCTTGCAATGCGCGCGCAAAGCATCCGCATCGTCGCCCCTATTCCGGGGAAGGGTGCCGTGGGAGTCGAAGTACCCAATCCGACTCCGGAGATGGTCGCGTTCCGCGAAATGATCGAGTCCCGGGAATACCAGAAGATGCCCGCGGCGTTGCCGATTGCACTCGGCAAGGATCTCGAAGGCAGAGCAGTTATCGCCGACCTCGCCAAAATGCCTCACCTGCTCATCGCCGGCGCAACGGGTTCCGGCAAATCGGTGTGCGTCAACACGCTGATCACCAGTCTGATCTACCGGCACACGCCCAGGACACTGCGCTTTCTGATGGTCGATCCGAAGATGGTTGAACTGTCGGTGTACAACGTGCTGCCGCACTTGAGGCATAAGGTGGTTACCGACAACCGCGACGCAGCGGCTGTGCTCAAATGGGCGGTGTTGGAAATGCAGGACCGCTACGAGCTGCTGGCCGCTAATGGTGCGCGGAACATTCAGGATTTCAATCGCAAAGTCGAAGAAGGGGCGCCGCTGAAAACGCCCAGGCGGCCTGATGTTGCATTCGAGAACAACGAATATAGCGGCGGAATTCTGCCCTATATCGTGCTCATCATCGATGAGCTTGCTGACCTGATGATGACAGTTCAGGCCGAAGTCGAGACGCCGCTTGCAATGCTGGCGCAAAAGGCCCGCGCCATCGGCATCCATATCATTCTGGCCACGCAGCGGCCGAGTGTGAACGTGCTCACGGGTTTGATCAAGGCGAACTTCGCGAGCAGGATTGCCTTTCGGGTTGCATCCCAGATTGATAGCCGCACCATTCTCGACGGCATGGGCGCCGAGTCGTTGCTGGGTAACGGTGACATGCTGTTCGTGCCGCCGGGCAAGTCCGAGCCGTCGAGATTGCAGGGCGCATTCATCTCGAGCGAAGATACTGAGCGAATCACGCGCTGGTATGAGGAAAAAGAGCAGCGTCGGCGTGAAGCCGCGGAGGCGAAAGGGCTGTTGGTCGAGGAGTCAAAAGAGGTTGATATCCTCGAGACGATGCGTAAGCGGGAAGCCGAGGCTGCCGCGGGGGGCGAAAGCGAGGATGCCAGTGATGGCGACCGCGACAAATTGTTCAGAGAAGCCGCTGAGATAGTCATACAGCACCAGCAGGGATCCACATCACTGCTTCAAAGACGGCTCAAGGTGGGATATGGACGCGCGGCGCGGATCATCGACCAGCTTCACGCAGCCGGATTGCTTGGACCGCCAGACGGATCGCGTCCTCGCGATGTTCTGGCAGGCCTGGACGATCTCGACCGGATCTGCGGACCGCGACATTGA
- a CDS encoding YraN family protein: MSKARQELGARGERLAEAWLVRAGWRIIGRRFRSGHRDIDLVAERGEEGDRTIAFIEVKTRLSPAYGGPLGAVHWRKQREVARAARDWISRFRRPGEQYRFDVIGVTQKKEMEPEIIHLENAFSVR; this comes from the coding sequence ATGTCGAAGGCCCGTCAGGAACTTGGCGCACGAGGAGAACGTCTGGCGGAAGCCTGGCTGGTAAGAGCGGGCTGGCGAATCATCGGCCGCCGGTTTCGCAGTGGTCATCGCGATATCGATCTGGTGGCTGAGAGAGGAGAGGAGGGAGACCGTACTATCGCCTTCATCGAAGTAAAAACCCGGCTCTCTCCTGCATATGGCGGCCCGCTTGGCGCCGTTCACTGGCGGAAACAGCGGGAGGTGGCGCGCGCGGCGCGAGACTGGATAAGCAGGTTCCGGCGGCCCGGGGAGCAATACCGCTTCGACGTCATCGGCGTGACTCAGAAAAAAGAAATGGAGCCTGAAATAATTCATCTCGAAAATGCATTTTCGGTGCGGTAG
- a CDS encoding type II 3-dehydroquinate dehydratase yields MLGKREPAVYGTKTLAQIETRLREIGSNLGCNLTFSQLNGEGEIVSAIHEMQGVADGILINAGAYSHTSLAIRDALTGVNVPFVEVHLTNIYAREAERQHSALAVSAVAVVCGFGAMSYELALRGLAARLSGTAGD; encoded by the coding sequence CTGCTTGGCAAACGCGAGCCCGCGGTTTATGGCACGAAGACGCTTGCGCAGATAGAAACACGGCTACGCGAGATCGGGTCGAACCTTGGGTGCAATCTCACGTTTTCCCAGTTGAACGGAGAAGGCGAGATCGTGAGTGCAATTCACGAAATGCAGGGTGTCGCCGACGGCATTCTCATTAACGCCGGAGCTTACTCGCACACTAGTCTGGCGATAAGGGATGCGTTGACCGGAGTGAATGTGCCGTTCGTGGAAGTCCACCTCACGAACATCTACGCGCGCGAAGCCGAACGCCAACATTCGGCTCTCGCGGTCAGCGCTGTCGCGGTGGTCTGCGGGTTTGGAGCAATGAGTTACGAGCTCGCGCTGCGTGGACTTGCGGCGCGTCTCTCCGGAACCGCAGGTGACTGA
- the accB gene encoding acetyl-CoA carboxylase biotin carboxyl carrier protein, translated as MIDLRFVKKLVDMIDASSVDSIEISSDKGMKIRISKTSQQRATVQIAAPMAGAPVATIGIASPAAPAIDTAAATPKELEARTEAAKSKLLEVKSPMVGTYYGAPEPGAKPYLAVGERISTGQILCIIEAMKIMNEIESEFDGVVKEVLAQNSHPVEYGQVLFRIDPNG; from the coding sequence ATGATAGATCTGCGCTTCGTCAAGAAGCTGGTGGACATGATCGATGCATCGTCAGTGGATTCGATCGAGATCTCGTCCGACAAGGGAATGAAGATCCGCATTTCCAAGACGTCGCAACAGCGTGCCACGGTACAGATTGCTGCACCTATGGCGGGCGCACCGGTAGCGACAATCGGAATTGCGTCACCTGCTGCTCCCGCCATCGACACTGCCGCGGCAACGCCGAAAGAGCTCGAGGCGCGAACGGAAGCGGCGAAGTCGAAACTGCTGGAAGTGAAGTCGCCAATGGTGGGCACGTATTACGGAGCGCCGGAACCCGGTGCAAAACCTTACCTGGCTGTGGGCGAGCGAATTTCGACAGGCCAGATTCTCTGCATCATCGAGGCGATGAAAATCATGAACGAGATTGAATCGGAATTCGATGGAGTCGTCAAAGAAGTCCTTGCTCAGAACTCGCACCCCGTCGAGTACGGCCAGGTGCTCTTCCGTATCGATCCCAATGGCTGA
- a CDS encoding PilT/PilU family type 4a pilus ATPase: MKALADQIMPAKRQKAFAEMKEADFALGVPGIGRFRVNAFQQRGTIADAFRIVPFQASTVAELNLPHVVEEIALKPRGLVLVTGMTGSGKSTALAAMIQYINQHRQANIITIEDPIEFLYRDNKSQINQREVGTDTASFSQALRRVLRQDPDVLLVGEIRDLDTLDTAMNGADTGHLVFSTLHTTDATQTINRILSFYAPHQQAEVRFLLARSLEAVISLWLVPRADKPGRVPAAEILVNTAAVRENIRDMSKSLNIPELIAEGTVQYGMQSFDQSLMNWYMKGVISYENALYFATSPSEFALRIQGVAGASDSTWDTVSLDATA; this comes from the coding sequence ATGAAGGCGCTCGCCGATCAGATCATGCCGGCCAAACGACAAAAGGCATTTGCCGAAATGAAGGAGGCGGATTTTGCGCTTGGTGTTCCAGGTATTGGACGTTTTCGGGTCAACGCATTTCAGCAGCGCGGCACAATTGCCGACGCGTTCCGTATCGTGCCCTTTCAGGCGAGCACCGTTGCCGAGTTGAATCTTCCTCACGTCGTCGAGGAGATAGCGCTCAAGCCACGCGGCCTTGTTCTCGTGACGGGTATGACCGGTTCAGGAAAATCGACGGCGCTGGCGGCGATGATCCAGTACATCAATCAGCACCGCCAGGCCAATATCATCACGATCGAAGACCCGATCGAGTTCCTGTACCGCGACAACAAGTCGCAGATCAACCAGCGGGAAGTCGGCACGGATACGGCGAGCTTTTCACAGGCGCTCAGACGTGTGCTCCGTCAGGATCCTGATGTCCTGCTGGTCGGTGAGATCCGGGATCTCGACACGCTGGACACCGCCATGAATGGAGCCGACACCGGCCACCTTGTATTCTCGACTCTGCACACTACCGACGCCACTCAGACGATTAACCGCATCCTTTCGTTCTACGCTCCGCACCAGCAGGCGGAAGTGCGGTTTCTTCTTGCCCGCTCGCTGGAGGCGGTCATCTCGCTGTGGCTCGTGCCACGCGCGGACAAGCCCGGGCGCGTGCCCGCGGCTGAAATACTTGTAAACACGGCTGCCGTTCGTGAGAACATCCGTGACATGTCCAAGTCGCTGAACATCCCCGAGCTGATAGCGGAAGGCACGGTGCAGTACGGGATGCAGAGCTTTGACCAGTCGCTTATGAACTGGTACATGAAGGGTGTCATCTCGTACGAGAATGCCCTCTACTTTGCGACGAGTCCGAGCGAGTTCGCGCTGCGGATTCAGGGCGTGGCTGGTGCGAGCGATTCTACCTGGGATACCGTGAGTCTGGATGCGACTGCCTGA
- the accC gene encoding acetyl-CoA carboxylase biotin carboxylase subunit, giving the protein MFKKVLIANRGEIALRVIRACRELGLQTVAVYSEADRESLHVRFADDDVCIGPAPARDSYLKIPRIIAAAEIAGADAIHPGYGFLAENAEFAETCEASNITFIGPTADQIRTMGDKASARNAMVKVGVPIVPGSPGPVEDAEEALIFARDIGFPVIIKATAGGGGKGMRVATEPDDFVRSFQLARSEALSAFGNGDVYVEKYLARPRHIEFQIMGDRYGNVIHLGERDCSVQRRHQKLIEESPSPALTPELRAAMGEAAVKGAKAIDYVGAGTMEMLLNDDGNYFFMEMNTRIQVEHPVTEMLTGIDLVKEQILVAGGAKLSITETPPYRGHVIECRVNAEDPARSFQPCPGRLDVFHPPGGPGVRLDTHVYTGYTVPPFYDSLLAKLICQGRDRREALRRMQVALESFIIEGVTTTIPFLARVMANKRFQDGEVDTKFLERETDLFKEPA; this is encoded by the coding sequence ATGTTCAAGAAGGTACTAATTGCGAACCGTGGTGAGATCGCGCTACGGGTGATTCGCGCCTGTCGTGAGCTCGGACTGCAGACGGTGGCGGTTTATTCGGAAGCAGACCGCGAGTCGCTGCACGTCCGGTTTGCGGACGACGACGTGTGCATCGGCCCTGCTCCAGCGCGCGATTCATACCTTAAAATCCCGCGAATAATCGCCGCGGCTGAGATTGCTGGTGCCGATGCCATTCACCCTGGGTATGGCTTCCTCGCCGAAAATGCCGAGTTTGCGGAAACCTGCGAGGCGAGCAACATCACGTTTATCGGGCCGACCGCCGATCAGATTCGCACCATGGGCGACAAGGCGTCGGCGCGAAACGCGATGGTCAAAGTCGGCGTTCCCATAGTGCCAGGCAGTCCAGGCCCGGTGGAAGACGCCGAGGAAGCGCTCATCTTCGCGCGTGACATCGGGTTTCCGGTAATCATCAAGGCGACCGCTGGCGGGGGCGGAAAGGGTATGCGGGTAGCGACAGAACCCGATGACTTCGTCCGCTCCTTCCAGCTCGCACGATCCGAAGCACTTTCTGCATTTGGAAACGGCGACGTGTACGTCGAGAAATATCTTGCGCGGCCCCGTCACATAGAGTTCCAGATCATGGGCGATCGTTACGGCAACGTGATCCATCTCGGCGAGCGGGACTGCTCGGTGCAGCGTCGGCATCAAAAACTGATCGAGGAATCGCCGAGCCCCGCGCTCACCCCGGAACTGCGCGCCGCGATGGGAGAGGCCGCGGTGAAGGGTGCCAAGGCGATCGATTACGTCGGCGCAGGCACCATGGAGATGCTGCTCAATGACGACGGAAATTATTTCTTCATGGAGATGAACACCCGCATCCAGGTCGAGCATCCGGTAACGGAGATGCTTACCGGCATCGATCTGGTAAAGGAACAGATACTGGTGGCGGGAGGCGCAAAACTCTCGATAACTGAGACGCCTCCATACAGGGGCCATGTGATCGAGTGCCGGGTAAACGCAGAAGATCCCGCTCGGAGTTTTCAACCCTGCCCGGGGCGACTGGATGTCTTTCATCCGCCCGGTGGCCCGGGCGTGCGGCTCGACACTCACGTGTACACCGGATACACAGTACCGCCGTTCTACGACTCGCTCCTGGCAAAGCTGATCTGTCAGGGACGGGATCGCCGGGAAGCGCTCAGACGGATGCAGGTTGCATTGGAGAGCTTCATCATCGAAGGTGTGACGACGACGATTCCTTTCCTTGCGCGAGTGATGGCGAACAAGCGTTTCCAGGACGGCGAAGTGGATACGAAGTTTCTCGAGCGTGAGACAGATTTGTTCAAGGAGCCCGCCTAG
- the recA gene encoding recombinase RecA: MAASVTQDDKSKALNLAIAQIEKNCGKGSIMKMGEGSARVRIDAISTGAINLDAAIGVGGIPRGRVTEIYGPESSGKTTLCLHVVANAQRAGGVAAFIDAEHALDIDYAQKLGVDIDNLLVSQPDTGEQAMEICEILVRSGAVDVVVIDSVAALVPRAEIEGDMGDSHMGLQARLMSQALRKLTGAIARSKTSVIFINQLREKIGVMFGNPETTTGGKALKFYASVRLDIRRISAVKEKEDVIGSHVRVKVVKNKVAPPFKQAEFDIMYAEGISHASLVLDIAAESGIIDKSGAWYSYGSQRIGQGRENAKMFLKDNPALLSEVEEKVKVVLGIGPAVIVADSEAAEE, from the coding sequence ATGGCGGCTTCGGTAACCCAGGACGACAAAAGCAAGGCCCTGAACCTTGCGATCGCGCAGATCGAGAAGAACTGCGGAAAGGGCTCGATCATGAAGATGGGCGAAGGCTCGGCGCGAGTTCGCATTGACGCAATCTCGACAGGAGCGATTAACCTCGATGCCGCTATTGGCGTCGGCGGCATTCCCCGCGGAAGGGTGACAGAAATCTACGGGCCCGAGTCGAGCGGGAAGACCACACTTTGCCTGCACGTGGTAGCGAACGCCCAGCGAGCCGGTGGCGTGGCAGCTTTCATCGACGCCGAGCACGCGCTGGATATCGATTACGCGCAGAAACTTGGCGTTGATATCGACAACCTTCTGGTGTCGCAGCCTGATACCGGCGAGCAGGCGATGGAGATCTGCGAGATCCTCGTGCGCTCCGGCGCAGTCGATGTAGTGGTTATCGATTCCGTGGCCGCACTTGTTCCGCGTGCCGAAATCGAAGGGGATATGGGTGACTCGCACATGGGTCTCCAGGCCCGTCTGATGAGCCAGGCCCTCCGAAAACTGACCGGCGCGATCGCCCGTTCGAAAACATCTGTCATATTCATCAATCAGCTCCGCGAGAAAATCGGTGTGATGTTCGGCAATCCGGAGACGACCACCGGTGGCAAGGCGCTCAAGTTTTATGCGTCGGTCCGTCTCGATATACGTCGGATCTCAGCCGTCAAGGAAAAGGAAGATGTGATTGGTTCGCACGTCCGGGTGAAGGTGGTCAAGAACAAGGTGGCACCTCCATTCAAGCAGGCAGAATTCGACATCATGTACGCTGAGGGAATCAGTCACGCATCGCTGGTGCTGGACATCGCCGCAGAATCGGGTATCATCGATAAGTCGGGGGCGTGGTACAGCTACGGTTCCCAGCGAATCGGACAGGGAAGGGAGAATGCAAAGATGTTCCTCAAGGACAACCCTGCACTCCTGAGCGAAGTCGAAGAGAAAGTAAAAGTCGTACTCGGTATTGGGCCGGCGGTGATTGTGGCCGATTCGGAGGCCGCTGAAGAGTAG